A section of the Thermotoga caldifontis AZM44c09 genome encodes:
- a CDS encoding N-glycosylase/DNA lyase, with product MFYNESWRCVAIRLAQAVESIRQEAKPLVEERFKQFKELGENGSEEQLYSELCFCILTANWSASGGMKAQELIGDGFITMSEEELTEMLTKLHHRYPKARASYIVRNRWVLGRLRPLLSLDAMQAREWLVKNVVGIGYKEASHFLRNVGIEELAILDRHVLSLMLEYGLIDSLPSSLTKQRYLRLESLLKQEAEVFGETLGKFDLYLWYFVKRTVEK from the coding sequence ATGTTCTATAATGAAAGCTGGAGGTGTGTTGCGATAAGACTCGCTCAGGCTGTGGAATCGATCAGACAGGAGGCCAAACCGCTCGTTGAGGAACGCTTCAAACAGTTCAAAGAACTTGGTGAGAACGGAAGCGAAGAGCAGCTTTACAGCGAGCTGTGCTTCTGCATACTCACAGCCAACTGGAGTGCGAGCGGAGGCATGAAAGCTCAGGAACTGATCGGAGACGGTTTCATCACTATGAGCGAAGAAGAGCTGACAGAGATGCTGACCAAACTGCACCATCGTTACCCGAAAGCCCGTGCATCTTACATAGTGAGGAACAGATGGGTCCTGGGCAGGCTGAGGCCTCTGCTTTCTTTGGATGCAATGCAGGCGCGCGAATGGCTCGTGAAGAATGTGGTTGGAATAGGATACAAAGAGGCGAGTCATTTTCTGAGGAATGTGGGAATCGAGGAACTGGCCATACTCGACAGGCACGTGCTCTCACTCATGCTCGAGTATGGCTTGATAGATTCGTTGCCATCGAGCCTCACGAAACAGAGGTATCTGCGGTTAGAATCTCTGTTGAAGCAAGAAGCTGAGGTTTTCGGTGAAACGTTGGGTAAGTTCGATCTGTACCTCTGGTACTTCGTCAAAAGAACTGTTGAGAAGTAG
- a CDS encoding Fur family transcriptional regulator yields the protein MTISQIAEMLRSKGLKVTPQRVEIIRFLQTHRTHPTAQQIYEHVLRKVGSVSFTTIYNTVRVLEQMGEVRKIPISDTTTVYDVNTSDHGHFVCEVCGNIYDIPYEASFRVPGEVRRTELIVYGVCEKCSSQ from the coding sequence ATGACGATAAGTCAGATTGCAGAGATGCTCAGAAGTAAAGGCTTGAAAGTTACACCACAGAGGGTTGAGATCATAAGATTTCTGCAGACGCACAGAACCCATCCAACGGCACAGCAGATATACGAGCACGTCCTGCGCAAAGTTGGTAGCGTTTCTTTCACAACGATCTACAACACCGTTCGTGTGCTCGAACAGATGGGTGAGGTGAGGAAGATACCGATCAGCGACACAACGACCGTGTACGACGTCAACACTTCGGATCACGGTCATTTCGTTTGTGAGGTCTGTGGAAACATCTACGACATACCTTACGAAGCTTCGTTCCGCGTCCCGGGTGAAGTCAGAAGGACTGAACTCATTGTCTACGGTGTTTGCGAAAAATGTTCATCCCAGTGA
- the infB gene encoding translation initiation factor IF-2: MPRLRVYELAKKLNMSAKDLLQELEELGLDVKNHMSYIDEETVKLLLELFEEEDVEKSKPVAKAKKEEEIEEEVREEVALKEEELQLNTLALKIGVPLNKVIQDMFMKGVALKPNQKLDEKTAREIAKMYGYKLKIQREEKTEQAEMSISKLQQIEKYFEELYTKHANELVPRPPVVTVMGHVDHGKTTLLDRIRKTRIAEQEAGGITQSIGAYQVSYNGKKITFIDTPGHELFTEMRARGAQATDIVVLVVAADDGVMPQTIEAYNHAKAANVPVIVAINKIDKPNANVEATKQQLVSKLNLVPEDWGGDTIVVPISARTGQGIDELLEMILLLAEMKEIKCYPKGPARCVVIESKVERGLGPVANVIVKDGILKIGDYVISGPIYAKVRALIDDKGKHIKSAEPSQPVMIVGFEELPDLRYTIYSVEDLETARQVSEEIKARVEKERRTRRRMTLEELLKMMEEKEKKELNLILKADTLGSLSAVQSAVESLKSDEIKVSVVHAAVGPVTESDIMLASTCDGIVLGFRVKVESQARKAAEAEGVQVKTYEVIYDLIESLKLAMEGMLKPQIVEELVGRGEIKKVFDIKKVGKVAGVQMLEGKVTRDSKVRVYRNGVLLFTDEIESLKHFKEDVSQVEAPQECGIKFKNRSDFQEGDELEFYQLREVKRTL, translated from the coding sequence GTGCCGAGGTTGAGAGTCTATGAACTCGCGAAGAAGCTGAATATGTCTGCCAAGGACCTCCTCCAGGAGCTCGAGGAGCTCGGACTCGATGTGAAGAACCACATGAGTTACATAGATGAAGAGACGGTCAAGCTCTTACTCGAACTTTTCGAAGAGGAAGATGTGGAAAAATCCAAACCCGTTGCGAAGGCGAAAAAGGAAGAGGAGATAGAGGAAGAGGTCAGAGAAGAAGTTGCCCTGAAGGAGGAAGAGCTCCAGCTGAACACTCTCGCGTTGAAGATAGGCGTGCCTTTGAACAAAGTGATTCAGGACATGTTCATGAAAGGTGTGGCGCTCAAACCCAACCAGAAACTGGACGAAAAAACAGCAAGAGAAATCGCGAAGATGTACGGTTATAAACTGAAGATACAGCGGGAGGAGAAAACGGAGCAAGCAGAAATGTCCATCAGCAAACTCCAGCAGATAGAGAAATACTTCGAAGAGCTGTACACCAAGCACGCGAATGAACTCGTTCCGAGACCGCCCGTCGTAACGGTCATGGGACACGTGGACCACGGCAAGACAACGCTTCTGGACAGAATAAGGAAAACTCGCATAGCCGAGCAAGAAGCCGGAGGAATAACCCAGTCAATAGGCGCGTACCAGGTCAGTTACAACGGCAAGAAAATAACCTTCATTGACACGCCTGGTCACGAACTGTTCACAGAGATGAGGGCCAGGGGTGCTCAGGCGACGGACATAGTCGTGCTCGTGGTCGCGGCGGACGACGGTGTCATGCCTCAAACCATCGAGGCTTACAACCACGCGAAGGCAGCGAACGTGCCCGTCATAGTGGCGATAAACAAGATAGACAAGCCAAACGCAAACGTCGAAGCGACGAAGCAACAGCTCGTATCAAAATTGAACCTTGTTCCAGAGGATTGGGGTGGCGATACGATCGTCGTCCCCATATCTGCGAGAACCGGGCAGGGCATCGATGAGCTGCTGGAAATGATACTGCTCTTAGCGGAAATGAAGGAAATAAAGTGCTATCCAAAAGGACCCGCAAGGTGCGTCGTCATAGAATCGAAGGTTGAGCGTGGACTGGGACCAGTTGCAAACGTGATCGTAAAAGACGGAATTCTGAAAATTGGTGACTACGTGATCTCAGGCCCCATATACGCGAAGGTCCGAGCCCTGATCGATGACAAGGGTAAGCACATCAAGAGTGCTGAACCTTCCCAACCAGTGATGATCGTTGGATTCGAGGAATTGCCAGATCTGCGTTACACGATTTACAGCGTGGAAGACCTTGAAACAGCCCGCCAGGTGAGCGAAGAGATCAAAGCGCGTGTCGAGAAAGAGAGACGCACCAGAAGGAGAATGACCCTGGAAGAACTCTTGAAAATGATGGAAGAGAAGGAGAAAAAGGAGCTCAATTTGATTCTGAAGGCGGACACCTTAGGTTCCTTGAGCGCAGTTCAGAGTGCTGTTGAATCGTTGAAGTCAGATGAGATAAAGGTGAGCGTCGTTCACGCGGCCGTGGGTCCGGTTACTGAGAGTGACATCATGCTCGCTTCCACCTGTGATGGTATCGTCCTTGGATTCAGAGTGAAAGTAGAGTCACAGGCGAGGAAGGCGGCCGAGGCGGAAGGCGTTCAGGTGAAGACCTACGAAGTCATATACGATCTGATCGAGAGCCTCAAACTTGCGATGGAAGGCATGTTGAAACCGCAGATCGTTGAGGAACTCGTTGGCCGAGGTGAGATCAAGAAGGTCTTCGATATAAAGAAAGTGGGTAAGGTTGCGGGCGTTCAGATGCTCGAAGGAAAAGTCACGCGCGATAGCAAAGTCCGGGTGTACAGAAACGGTGTTTTGCTGTTCACAGACGAAATAGAGAGCCTCAAACACTTCAAGGAAGATGTCAGTCAAGTTGAGGCACCACAGGAATGTGGTATAAAGTTCAAGAATAGATCAGACTTCCAGGAAGGAGACGAACTGGAATTCTACCAGCTCAGGGAAGTCAAGCGGACTCTCTGA
- a CDS encoding SIS domain-containing protein, with product MSIFAQDFSEQPKAVRELLTFAEEIKRKAAILQPKSVLVLGMGASYYAGLYATVYANTMGMNCRCEELSEVVWYWSENSFDLYDTIVLVSQSGETAELKKLVEKYPRIRKKSVLVTNNPNSSAAKVLGEDRVFLIHAGQERAMGSTKTFVNSIVTLLLILSQWAGKPLNPDGLDDHLESALAVDIHDYVESVAANGQLVLVGRGFSVPILRMAQLTLAEVARFNCSWYSGGGFRHGAMELMVGGIVSTFIHVEGKTSQIMARFARELSRFDGLWLISNVETIVPRCVRLKEGLTEELAPIPAIVVFQRLADELARRRGYPSGVGMIATKVTSEE from the coding sequence ATGTCAATTTTTGCGCAGGATTTCTCCGAGCAACCCAAGGCAGTGAGAGAACTACTCACGTTCGCCGAGGAGATCAAAAGAAAAGCGGCCATCCTTCAACCGAAAAGTGTTCTCGTACTGGGCATGGGAGCTTCTTATTACGCGGGACTGTACGCTACAGTCTACGCGAACACCATGGGAATGAACTGTAGATGTGAGGAGCTTTCCGAAGTCGTCTGGTACTGGAGTGAGAATTCTTTCGATCTTTACGACACGATCGTTCTGGTGTCACAATCCGGTGAAACCGCGGAACTGAAGAAGCTCGTTGAAAAGTATCCGAGGATTCGAAAAAAATCTGTCCTCGTGACCAACAATCCCAACAGTTCCGCGGCGAAGGTTCTTGGCGAAGATAGAGTGTTTTTGATCCACGCCGGTCAGGAGAGGGCCATGGGCTCTACCAAAACGTTCGTGAACAGCATTGTAACGCTGTTGCTCATACTTTCTCAGTGGGCAGGAAAGCCTTTGAATCCTGATGGACTGGACGATCATCTTGAAAGTGCACTCGCAGTTGACATCCATGACTACGTTGAGAGTGTCGCGGCGAACGGACAGCTCGTTCTGGTGGGACGTGGTTTCTCCGTACCGATACTCCGCATGGCGCAGCTCACCCTGGCGGAAGTTGCCAGGTTCAATTGCTCGTGGTACAGCGGAGGAGGTTTTCGCCACGGTGCGATGGAGTTGATGGTTGGAGGAATCGTTTCGACGTTCATCCATGTTGAGGGAAAAACGTCCCAGATCATGGCAAGGTTCGCCCGGGAACTGTCCCGCTTCGATGGGTTGTGGCTGATAAGCAACGTTGAAACGATTGTACCGCGGTGCGTTCGCCTCAAGGAGGGACTGACCGAGGAACTGGCACCGATTCCCGCGATCGTTGTTTTCCAGAGGCTCGCCGATGAACTGGCTCGAAGGAGAGGTTATCCGAGTGGAGTTGGCATGATCGCGACCAAAGTCACGAGCGAGGAATGA
- a CDS encoding B12-binding domain-containing radical SAM protein, which produces MARKKKIVLINPWICDFAAYDFWLKPVGLLYVGAVLLSYGFDVVLIDLLNRHDPDLARFVKPKPDKRYGTGKFHTVEVSKPPELSFVPRKYKRYGAPEEFFVHKLKQIENPDAFFVTSSMTYWWPGVRQTIEIIKGMFPNVPVVLGGTYARIYPDHAKLHSGADVIYTEDVSKLNELLFELFDGSFNTDLNDWFERFDPAYELYQRVGYLVFFTSLGCVYNCSYCLTPKLYGKWIHRSVHRIVEMVQKYVRMFNVKDVVFFDDAALIDKENHFKPLLRELIELDLGVNYHLPNGIHARLIDEELAQLLKRANFVTIKLGYETSGPLQIRTGGKVYDEDILRAAELLKNAGFTADEIQAYIMVNMPGQTVQDVMTAIEVCKKASISVSLNEYTPIPGTRDWIELTRSGVLPSDVDPLLLNNTVLPYWWKAGMDAATVQKLKDLAHGKTLIPRS; this is translated from the coding sequence CTGGCAAGAAAAAAGAAGATCGTTCTGATCAATCCCTGGATCTGCGATTTTGCCGCGTACGATTTCTGGCTCAAACCTGTCGGGTTGCTCTACGTTGGAGCCGTACTCCTGAGTTACGGGTTCGACGTTGTCCTCATAGACCTTCTGAACAGACACGATCCGGATCTTGCCAGGTTCGTCAAGCCGAAGCCCGACAAGCGATACGGCACAGGAAAGTTCCACACCGTGGAAGTTTCGAAACCGCCTGAACTGTCCTTTGTTCCAAGGAAGTACAAGCGCTACGGGGCACCCGAAGAGTTTTTCGTACACAAACTGAAACAGATCGAAAATCCAGACGCGTTTTTCGTGACGTCCTCCATGACCTACTGGTGGCCCGGTGTGCGCCAGACGATAGAGATCATCAAAGGCATGTTCCCGAATGTACCGGTAGTCCTCGGCGGAACGTACGCGCGTATCTATCCGGACCACGCGAAGCTTCACAGTGGAGCCGACGTGATATACACCGAAGACGTCTCGAAACTGAACGAATTGCTCTTCGAGCTGTTCGATGGAAGTTTCAACACCGATCTCAACGATTGGTTCGAAAGGTTCGATCCAGCGTACGAACTGTACCAGAGGGTGGGTTATCTCGTTTTCTTCACGTCACTCGGATGCGTGTACAACTGCAGTTACTGTCTGACCCCAAAATTGTACGGCAAATGGATACACAGAAGTGTTCACAGGATCGTCGAAATGGTACAGAAGTACGTTCGCATGTTCAACGTGAAAGACGTCGTGTTCTTCGACGATGCCGCCCTCATAGACAAAGAGAATCACTTCAAACCACTGCTGAGAGAGCTCATCGAACTGGATCTTGGAGTTAACTACCACCTCCCCAACGGAATACACGCGAGGTTGATAGACGAAGAACTTGCCCAGCTGTTGAAGCGAGCGAATTTCGTCACCATCAAACTCGGATACGAAACCTCCGGTCCGTTGCAGATCAGGACCGGTGGGAAAGTGTACGACGAAGACATTTTGAGAGCGGCAGAACTGCTGAAAAATGCAGGTTTCACAGCGGACGAGATTCAAGCCTACATTATGGTCAACATGCCCGGCCAAACAGTGCAGGATGTGATGACCGCGATAGAAGTCTGCAAGAAAGCGTCCATCTCGGTTTCCCTGAACGAGTACACGCCCATTCCTGGTACGAGAGACTGGATCGAGCTGACACGTTCAGGAGTGTTGCCATCAGACGTTGATCCTCTGCTACTGAACAACACGGTCTTACCTTACTGGTGGAAGGCAGGCATGGACGCAGCAACGGTACAGAAGCTCAAAGACCTGGCGCACGGAAAAACCCTCATTCCTCGCTCGTGA
- a CDS encoding type III pantothenate kinase, with protein MLILFDIGNTQTVAGITEDGATFHKWRFSTQRSQTEDELFAMVSVLLEKQLGVIPQFQGAVIASVVPSLNYVFQRLVEKYFRVECTWVDATSASTVKWNVKNPSEIGADRVANVFAVVREHPNSLVIDAGTAITIDVVKDGNYEGGVIMPGLMTAAHSLFEKTAKLPQVDLYAPTNCVGKDTSENIRIGVVKGTANALNGLVKEIKAYYKEPFVVFLTGGQSKVLEKLVEHDVLDPDLTLKGMFKFWQEKRRSF; from the coding sequence ATGCTCATTCTCTTCGACATAGGGAACACCCAGACGGTGGCAGGTATCACCGAGGATGGTGCAACCTTTCACAAGTGGAGGTTTTCCACACAGAGATCCCAGACAGAAGACGAGCTCTTCGCGATGGTATCGGTTCTGCTCGAAAAACAGCTCGGAGTTATCCCACAGTTTCAGGGTGCCGTGATCGCCTCGGTCGTGCCTTCGTTGAACTACGTCTTTCAGAGGCTCGTGGAGAAATATTTCAGGGTGGAATGCACGTGGGTGGATGCAACCAGCGCATCCACAGTGAAATGGAACGTGAAAAATCCCTCGGAGATAGGTGCCGACAGAGTGGCAAACGTCTTCGCGGTCGTGCGTGAACATCCCAACTCGCTGGTGATAGATGCAGGAACAGCGATCACCATAGATGTGGTGAAAGATGGTAACTACGAAGGTGGAGTGATCATGCCCGGTCTCATGACCGCAGCCCACAGCTTGTTCGAGAAAACCGCGAAACTGCCCCAGGTCGATCTGTACGCACCCACGAACTGCGTGGGAAAGGACACCTCAGAAAACATTAGAATTGGTGTTGTGAAAGGCACCGCGAATGCCCTGAACGGTTTGGTGAAAGAGATAAAGGCTTACTACAAAGAACCGTTCGTGGTGTTTCTCACGGGTGGCCAGAGTAAGGTTCTGGAGAAGCTCGTGGAGCACGACGTGTTGGATCCAGATCTAACGCTGAAGGGGATGTTCAAGTTCTGGCAAGAAAAAAGAAGATCGTTCTGA
- a CDS encoding DUF554 domain-containing protein, whose protein sequence is MLRIHPSVLINAVCVFAGSSIGMALGKAVSERFKKILFQAVGLTTIGVGIKMTLDTSSFIIVLLSLAFGAILGEMIDIEEKLSRVGRFSKDSTRFAKGFVAATTLFLVGPMTIVGSIRAGLLNDGTLIYVKSVLDFISSIVLASLYGIGVFVTGVVVLVVQGSMVLLASQLSFLTQQSYLANFTGVGGLIVFAIGLRLLELRDIKVGNLLPALVLSPFIDFIARFFK, encoded by the coding sequence GTGCTTCGAATCCATCCCTCCGTGCTCATCAACGCCGTTTGCGTGTTTGCGGGTTCTTCCATAGGAATGGCACTGGGTAAGGCCGTTTCCGAGAGGTTCAAGAAAATCCTCTTTCAAGCTGTCGGGTTGACGACGATCGGTGTCGGTATCAAAATGACGCTGGACACCTCGAGCTTCATAATTGTTCTACTCTCGCTGGCCTTCGGGGCGATCCTTGGTGAAATGATAGACATCGAGGAAAAGCTTTCAAGGGTCGGCAGGTTTTCGAAAGATTCAACGAGGTTTGCAAAGGGTTTCGTCGCTGCCACGACCCTGTTCCTCGTGGGCCCCATGACGATCGTCGGCTCCATAAGGGCAGGTCTTTTGAACGACGGCACACTGATCTACGTGAAGTCTGTTCTGGATTTCATCTCCTCCATCGTACTGGCTTCGCTGTATGGCATCGGAGTGTTCGTTACAGGTGTGGTTGTGCTGGTCGTACAGGGGAGCATGGTTCTGCTGGCTTCTCAGCTCTCGTTCCTGACGCAGCAAAGTTATCTTGCGAATTTCACGGGCGTGGGCGGGCTGATAGTCTTCGCCATCGGCCTCAGGCTCCTCGAACTGAGGGATATAAAGGTGGGCAACCTTTTGCCCGCACTGGTTCTTTCTCCATTCATAGATTTCATAGCAAGATTTTTCAAATGA